A window of the Hordeum vulgare subsp. vulgare chromosome 5H, MorexV3_pseudomolecules_assembly, whole genome shotgun sequence genome harbors these coding sequences:
- the LOC123398315 gene encoding protein SUPPRESSOR OF GENE SILENCING 3 homolog translates to MSGDRRGGGPPGNGDNPGGGWETIEKKKKPGQTSGRGQWAPWGSSSNAPPTTARQAWNGNGSSRPSGNNWAQPSDRRPAARGNPRASSQTKSTEPDLQAPNPVVTPPLANGWQWASRPRPSGPESSKDDVASSGLDPEANNPEAEDSSDDDNDDDMSDDYDSDASEKSFETRKMNKWFKSFFEVIDTLSVDQIHEHTRQWHCPACKNGPGAIDWFKGLQSLVTHARTKGSKRVKLHRELAALLEEEMSRRGSSVVPSGEQFGKWKGLRESTDREIVWPPMVIVMNTLLEKDEDDKWLGMGNQELLEYFSDYAATKARHAYGPGGHRGMSVLIFESSAVGYMEAERLHKHFIDQRTDRDTWQNRRVPFLPGGKRQLYGFLARKEDMETFNRHCQGKSRLKYEMRSHNEMVVAQMKQMSEDNQQLNYLKNKVVKTEQRSKVVEETLGVITQKLRETMEENIFVRSKAKEKHSEYEEEMKSQEKFFHDQIENIHKATEDKESEFERLLQEERAKARQCDVDSGTTENRSLRKEQVQRFIECQVKDVQEFEAERDELIKGHEEKKVQLKKEYMTKEVELEKEFDAALTGLMEKHRPGTFQASSSSS, encoded by the exons ATGTCCGGCGATCGACGCGGCGGCGGgcctcccggcaacggcgacaaccCCG GGGGTGGCTGGGAAactattgaaaagaagaagaaaccgGGGCAAACATCTGGGAGGGGACAATGGGCACCATGGGGTTCATCCTCAAATGCTCCACCTACTACAGCACGTCAAGCTTGGAATGGCAATGGATCTTCACGTCCTTCAGGAAACAATTGGGCTCAACCTTCTGATCGTAGGCCTGCTGCTAGAGGCAATCCCAGGGCATCATCACAAACAAAGTCTACAGAACCAGACTTGCAAGCACCAAACCCAGTTGTGACTCCACCCCTGGCAAATGGTTGGCAGTGGGCATCCAGGCCTCGCCCATCTGGTCCTGAAAGCAGCAAGGATGATGTTGCTTCATCTGGTTTAGACCCTGAGGCGAATAATCCTGAAGCTGAGGATTCatctgatgatgataatgatgatgatatgaGCGATGACTATGATTCTGATGCATCTGAGAAAAGTTTTGAGACTCGCAAAATGAACAAGTGGTTCAAGAGTTTTTTTGAAGTCATCGATACCTTAAGTGTTGATCAGATACATGAGCACACTAGGCAATGGCATTGTCCGGCATGCAAAAATGGACCAGGAGCAATTGACTGGTTCAAAGGGCTGCAATCTTTGGTGACACATGCTAGAACAAAGGGTTCTAAGAGGGTTAAGCTCCACAGGGAATTGGCTGCATTGCTCGAAGAGGAGATGTCTCGCAGGGGATCTTCTGTCGTACCATCTGGTGAGCAATTTGGGAAATGGAAAGGATTGCGAGAAAGCACTGACCGGGAGATTGTATGGCCACCAATGGTCATCGTGATGAACACCCTACTTGAAAAAGATGAAGATGATAAG TGGTTAGGCATGGGCAACCAAGAACTTCTTGAATATTTCAGTGATTATGCTGCGACCAAAGCACGCCATGCATATGGTCCAGGTGGGCACCGTGGCATGAGTGTGCTAATATTTGAAAGCTCTGCTGTGGGCTATATGGAGGCAGAACGTCTTCATAAGCATTTTATTGATCAAAGAACAGACAGGGACACTTGGCAGAATCGCAGGGTTCCTTTCTTACCTGGAGGGAAGAGACAATTATATGGTTTCCTAGCCAGAAAGGAAGACATGGAGACTTTCAATAGACACTGCCAAG GGAAAAGCCGCCTGAAATATGAGATGAGATCTCATAATGAGATGGTAGTGGCCCAAATGAAGCAAATGAGCGAAGATAATCAACAACTCAATTATCTGAAGAACAAGGTGGTTAAGACAGAGCAGCGCTCTAAAGTTGTAGAAGAAACCCTGGGTGTTATTACCCAGAAACTTCGAGAGACTATGGAAGAGAATATATTCGTCAGGAGTAAAGCTAAAGAGAAGCACTCTGAGTATGAGGAAGAG ATGAAATCCCAGGAAAAGTTCTTCCATGATCAGATAGAGAACATTCACAAGGCCACAGAAGACAAGGAAAGCGAGTTTGAGAGGTTGCTGCAGGaggagcgtgcgaaggctagacagtgTGATGTGGATTCTGGGACTACTGAAAATCGTAGCCTAAG GAAGGAACAGGTACAGCGGTTCATAGAGTGCCAGGTTAAGGACGTGCAGGAGTTTGAGGCTGAAAGAGACGAATTAATAAAAGGgcatgaggagaagaaggtgcaGCTCAAGAAAGAGTACATGACAAAGGAGGTGGAGCTCGAGAAGGAGTTTGATGCCGCTCTCACCGGTCTGATGGAGAAACATAGGCCAGGCACCTTCCAGGCCTCCAGCTCCAGCTCGTGA